A genome region from Alkalimarinus coralli includes the following:
- the phnF gene encoding phosphonate metabolism transcriptional regulator PhnF → MAVYLDVAEALESEIRNHFESGQFLPSEMELAERFAINRHTLRRAVDELVSAGLLLRQHGKGTMVVDNKIEYSLRSKGRFTESLEEMGLEASCEVRSIREISADIKLAKRMWVKPGTALTHIETVRCIDQTPVCLISHYLVSSLLPGIAGKYKVGSLHQLIEAEYQKKIRRDQSLIGASLPTREEALQLQCSRSLPLIIVRSNNRLKESNEVIEYSVSRSRSDVFEMKINPEE, encoded by the coding sequence ATGGCGGTGTATTTAGACGTAGCGGAAGCCCTGGAGAGTGAAATCAGAAACCACTTCGAAAGTGGGCAGTTTTTACCGTCTGAAATGGAGTTGGCAGAGCGTTTTGCTATTAACCGGCACACGCTGCGAAGAGCCGTAGACGAACTGGTCAGTGCGGGTTTGCTATTAAGGCAACATGGCAAAGGCACCATGGTGGTGGACAACAAAATTGAATATAGCCTTCGTTCAAAGGGGCGGTTTACCGAGTCTCTTGAAGAAATGGGGTTAGAGGCGAGCTGTGAAGTCAGGTCTATCCGCGAGATCAGCGCGGACATCAAATTGGCAAAGCGCATGTGGGTAAAACCCGGAACGGCTCTCACCCATATCGAGACGGTGCGCTGTATTGATCAGACACCGGTCTGCCTGATTAGCCACTATTTGGTGTCAAGCCTGCTGCCCGGTATCGCCGGTAAGTACAAAGTTGGTTCGTTGCATCAACTGATCGAGGCCGAGTACCAGAAAAAGATCAGGCGAGATCAAAGCCTGATTGGCGCCAGCTTGCCCACACGGGAAGAGGCCTTGCAGTTGCAGTGCTCACGAAGCCTGCCGCTGATTATTGTTCGCTCTAACAACAGGCTTAAAGAGAGCAATGAAGTGATTGAATATTCGGTTTCCAGAAGCCGGTCTGATGTATTTGAGATGAAAATTAATCCAGAAGAGTAA
- the phnE gene encoding phosphonate ABC transporter, permease protein PhnE: MQHVMTAENKPTVAVTPPKKHWSHWLIWASAFLVLAWSWEGAEMRPASLVNDSGNMAEFIADFFPPDFSQWRLHLSEMLITIQIAVWGTVLAVVLAIPLGIMSSENIVPWWVYQPTRRVMDAFRAINEMVFAMLFVVSVGLGPFAGVLALFIHTTGVLAKLFSEAVEAIDTGPVEGIRATGASGLQEVIYGVIPQVLPLWISYSLYRFESNVRSASVLGMVGAGGIGVILWESIRGFMFAETCAVMIVIVVTVTLLDMLSQLIRRRFI, translated from the coding sequence ATGCAGCATGTGATGACAGCAGAAAATAAACCGACCGTTGCGGTGACACCACCAAAAAAACACTGGAGCCACTGGCTTATATGGGCGTCAGCGTTTTTAGTGCTGGCCTGGTCCTGGGAAGGCGCAGAGATGAGACCAGCGAGCCTGGTCAATGATTCCGGGAATATGGCGGAATTTATAGCGGACTTTTTCCCGCCTGATTTTTCCCAGTGGCGTCTTCATTTAAGCGAAATGCTGATAACCATTCAGATTGCAGTATGGGGCACTGTCTTGGCTGTAGTGCTGGCCATTCCTTTGGGCATTATGTCGTCGGAGAACATTGTTCCCTGGTGGGTTTATCAGCCCACTCGTCGAGTGATGGATGCGTTCAGGGCGATCAACGAGATGGTGTTTGCCATGCTATTTGTTGTGTCTGTTGGTTTGGGGCCATTTGCAGGTGTATTGGCGCTATTTATACACACCACAGGGGTGTTGGCAAAGCTCTTCTCTGAAGCGGTTGAAGCGATTGATACAGGGCCGGTTGAAGGTATCAGAGCGACCGGCGCATCGGGTTTGCAAGAAGTTATATATGGCGTGATTCCTCAGGTGTTGCCGTTGTGGATCTCTTATTCGCTCTATCGTTTTGAATCGAATGTCCGCTCTGCCTCGGTATTAGGCATGGTCGGCGCAGGCGGTATTGGGGTGATTCTATGGGAGAGCATTCGCGGTTTCATGTTTGCCGAAACCTGTGCCGTGATGATTGTGATCGTGGTGACGGTAACGTTGCTGGACATGCTGTCGCAGCTGATTCGCAGACGCTTTATCTAA
- the phnD gene encoding phosphonate ABC transporter substrate-binding protein, whose protein sequence is MILRITKRLVVAAMMVVTLVSSALAEQMKTLNFGIISTESSQNLKAVWTPFLDDMGKELGVEVKPFFASDYAGIIQGMRFDKVDIAWYGNKSAMEAVDRAGGEIFAQTVDVEGNPGYWGLLVTHKDSKLNSIEDIFKNSKELTFGNGDPNSTSGFLIPSYYVFAMNKVNPKTAFKRVLNAGHEANLLSVANKQVDFATNNTENLRRLEITNPEKASQVKVIWKSPLIPADPIVWRKNLPEPVKAKIYNFFTKYGTTGDARQTKILADLQWAPFIASSDDQLLPIRQLVLYKNKLKIQNDETLSANEKAEKSASIDAQLGALERRLAALDARK, encoded by the coding sequence ATGATTTTACGGATAACAAAGCGCTTAGTGGTTGCGGCCATGATGGTGGTGACATTGGTTAGTTCTGCGCTGGCGGAGCAAATGAAAACACTCAATTTCGGTATCATCTCCACTGAGTCGAGCCAAAATTTGAAAGCAGTCTGGACCCCTTTTCTTGACGATATGGGCAAAGAGCTGGGTGTAGAGGTCAAACCGTTCTTTGCATCCGATTATGCGGGAATTATACAAGGAATGCGTTTTGATAAAGTGGATATCGCTTGGTATGGCAATAAGTCTGCAATGGAAGCCGTTGACCGTGCCGGGGGGGAGATATTTGCTCAAACGGTTGATGTTGAGGGTAATCCAGGGTATTGGGGGCTGCTTGTCACTCATAAAGATAGCAAGCTTAACAGCATCGAAGATATCTTTAAAAACAGCAAGGAATTAACCTTCGGTAATGGTGATCCAAACTCGACTTCCGGGTTCTTGATCCCTTCTTATTATGTGTTCGCGATGAACAAGGTTAACCCTAAAACCGCTTTTAAGCGTGTGTTGAATGCCGGTCATGAGGCGAACCTCTTGTCAGTGGCCAACAAACAGGTAGATTTTGCCACCAATAATACCGAGAACCTCCGCCGCCTGGAGATTACCAACCCGGAGAAGGCGAGTCAGGTAAAGGTTATTTGGAAGTCACCTTTAATCCCTGCTGACCCAATCGTGTGGCGTAAGAACCTGCCTGAGCCAGTAAAAGCCAAGATTTATAACTTCTTCACTAAATACGGCACTACCGGTGATGCCCGTCAGACCAAGATACTGGCAGATCTTCAGTGGGCCCCCTTTATTGCGTCAAGTGACGACCAGTTGCTACCGATTCGCCAATTGGTTCTGTACAAAAACAAGCTAAAGATTCAGAACGACGAAACACTGTCTGCAAACGAAAAAGCAGAAAAATCTGCCTCTATTGATGCCCAACTGGGTGCTCTAGAACGTCGTCTTGCGGCATTAGATGCGCGTAAGTAG